In the genome of Marinomonas algicola, the window TACGGAGAAATGAAATTGGATTCTCATTTTAACAAACGAGTTCTAATTACTGGAATTGGCGGCTTTACAGGCCGTCACTTAAAAAAGCATCTTGAAAGGCAAGGAATGAAGGTATACGGCACCACCTATACATCGTCTTCTATGGAAGATACATTCCCTGCAAATATCACAGATGCAACCAGTATGGTTGATGTAATTAATAAAGTAGGTCCTGACTATATTATTCATTTAGCGGCTATTTCATTTGTTGGGCACGGAGATGCCGCAGAGTTTTACCGTGTGAATGTAATCGGGACCGAAAATTTACTACAAAGTATTCTTAAATCTAACGCTAAAATTAAAAAAATAATTATCGCGAGTAGCGCTAATATTTATGGTAACAGTAATGTTGATCTAATTTCAGAAACATTACCACCTGAACCTGTAAATCATTATGCATGCAGCAAAATGGCTATGGAAAAAATAGTCTCTAATTATTACAGTAAGTTGCCAATAATTATCACTCGCCCATTTAATTACACGGGTATAGGACAAGCTGAACATTTTTTAGTGCCTAAAATTGTTTCTCATTTCAAACAGCAGAAAAAAGAGATCGAGCTTGGTAACTTAGATGTTTACCGAGATTTTTCTTCTGTTGACTTTATAGTTGACGCTTACTGTAAACTATTAGGTTCTGATGCTAGTGGCCAAATATTTAATGTTTGCAGTGGTAGTAGCTACTCGTTGAAACAAATAATTGAACTACTTGAAACGCTCGCTGGTTACAAAATTAATGTTACAATCAACCCTAAATTTGTACGTGCCGATGAAGTAAAAAGAATTGCAGGAGATAATGGTAAATTATTGAATTTATTTCCAGAACTTAAAGTAGTTGAGCTAGTGGATATATTAAAAAAAATGTTGCATAAATGCAATTAAAAATAATATTTTCAAGATAAAACTAGACTTAATAAAACCTAAACCTATGCACTTAATTTAATATAAAAGATAAAAATTTATCTATTTTTGGGAGATTTTATGTTAACAGAAAATGACGTTATCCAAGCTTATTTGAATTTATTCGATAGAGAACCTGAGAATTCAGAAGTAATTACTAAATGGATGAATATATGTAAGGATAATCAAACATTGAATAAAGCACTTATGTCATCTAAAGAATATAGAAAAAAAACGCCTAAAACCATAACATTTCATTTCGGCTTTCATAAAACAGGCACTACCTCCATTCAAACTTGGCTGGAACTAAATAAAAGACATATATTAAATAATGCTTATGTTTATAACCTTCACAATGGTAGTTCTAACCCTCTTAAATTCGCATGTAATAATTTTGAGCTGGGGAATGGTCAATTAAAAGCCATTGATAATGTCTGTTCGATAATGAAAGATCAGATTGATAGCTTTAGACAAAATAATATAATTTACACTGATGAAACTACTCTAGGTTTACCTCTTGGATTTTCAACTCGTAATAAAGACTATACACAATCTGATGTTTATCCAATATCGCCAATACTTTTAGATCAAATATTGAGCAACTTCACTGAATATAAAGTAAATGTTATTGTAATGGTTCGGCAATATGATAACTGGTTGAAAAGCATATGGAATCAAATGTTTAAACAGTCTAGCTTTGATGGAGGGTTTGATGACTTTAAAAAAGAATTTATGAGAGAAAGAAATTTAGACACGGTATCGAGTGAATTAAAATCTATTTCAAATAAATTTTCAAATGTAACCTTCTATTCACTTCAATTTGAAAAAGAATTCGAAACAAATGATGTGAAAGATTTTAATTTTTTTAAAATATGTCAAATCCCTAGTGAAGTTCTAAGTAAATGCACAACCTCATTGACAGTGGAAAATAAATCAATATAACGTATATTGTTTTTATATATCGAACATTATATTTTAAATATCTTATTATAATGCACAATACATAAATTTAATAAAAAATAAAAAATAAAAAATAAAAAATAAAAAATAAAAAATAAATTATTTAATCTTTCTGTAATAGTTCAATGAAAATTAGA includes:
- a CDS encoding GDP-mannose 4,6-dehydratase, with product MDSHFNKRVLITGIGGFTGRHLKKHLERQGMKVYGTTYTSSSMEDTFPANITDATSMVDVINKVGPDYIIHLAAISFVGHGDAAEFYRVNVIGTENLLQSILKSNAKIKKIIIASSANIYGNSNVDLISETLPPEPVNHYACSKMAMEKIVSNYYSKLPIIITRPFNYTGIGQAEHFLVPKIVSHFKQQKKEIELGNLDVYRDFSSVDFIVDAYCKLLGSDASGQIFNVCSGSSYSLKQIIELLETLAGYKINVTINPKFVRADEVKRIAGDNGKLLNLFPELKVVELVDILKKMLHKCN